A single region of the Anaerolineales bacterium genome encodes:
- a CDS encoding protein kinase, whose translation MKRYDVDTTAITPMFNVWGPKRDSKPGLMSVIFDHGEAIGDIEIDRLLYVYRTGALYEAKRMVIGKGRGAGLTEERVLLKVAHNDAGDQLKKEATLLAKLQQERQHPMLPVLLPPYQFSDGKQQRAYGKTSVGGDTKYYVVYKQAEGTSLREMLIKNPQPWYQHAAWITIQLADAIHFIHVKAQTLVMNINPDGIMIRTDKDGIPRPLLTDLGTLADPGNMDWEMAKRFIHPSYIAPELLLGVAGAPFGAQTDVYGLGTLLYEMLMGRPAHPFKLREPEDVQTSVLKDMPPPLNRTDLSSDLPGIVGMAVDKAPARRYPDVRTFAKELRTKFGEVPAERPKRRFPRRVVAVFVAIVFFLIVWTMLMAFTGASLG comes from the coding sequence ATGAAACGTTACGATGTGGACACAACAGCAATCACCCCCATGTTCAATGTATGGGGGCCCAAACGCGATTCCAAACCGGGGCTGATGTCCGTGATCTTCGATCACGGCGAAGCGATTGGCGATATTGAGATTGATCGCCTCCTCTATGTCTACCGCACTGGGGCGCTTTACGAAGCGAAGCGGATGGTTATTGGGAAGGGGCGGGGGGCGGGGCTGACAGAAGAGCGCGTGCTGCTCAAGGTTGCCCATAACGATGCTGGCGATCAATTGAAAAAAGAAGCGACACTGCTTGCTAAATTGCAGCAAGAACGCCAACATCCGATGCTGCCTGTGCTGCTGCCTCCCTATCAATTTTCCGATGGGAAACAACAGCGTGCCTATGGGAAAACAAGTGTTGGCGGGGATACCAAATACTATGTTGTTTATAAACAGGCGGAGGGAACATCCCTTCGGGAGATGTTGATCAAGAATCCCCAGCCATGGTATCAGCACGCCGCATGGATTACTATTCAGCTTGCCGACGCCATTCATTTTATTCATGTCAAAGCGCAAACGTTGGTCATGAATATCAACCCCGATGGGATCATGATCCGCACCGACAAAGATGGTATTCCACGCCCGCTGCTGACCGATTTAGGCACGCTTGCCGACCCAGGCAATATGGATTGGGAAATGGCAAAGCGCTTTATTCACCCATCCTACATCGCCCCCGAACTACTCCTCGGCGTTGCGGGCGCTCCGTTTGGCGCACAGACGGATGTCTATGGCTTGGGAACTTTACTGTATGAAATGTTGATGGGACGCCCAGCGCACCCCTTCAAACTTCGTGAGCCAGAGGATGTGCAAACGTCCGTTTTGAAAGACATGCCGCCGCCCCTAAACCGCACCGATCTTTCCTCTGATCTGCCTGGAATTGTGGGCATGGCGGTAGACAAAGCGCCTGCCCGCCGTTACCCCGACGTGCGCACCTTTGCCAAAGAACTGCGCACAAAATTCGGGGAAGTTCCGGCGGAACGTCCGAAGCGCCGGTTCCCGCGCCGCGTTGTGGCGGTTTTCGTCGCTATTGTCTTCTTCCTGATCGTTTGGACGATGCTCATGGCATTTACCGGCGCAAGTTTAGGATAG
- a CDS encoding DUF3179 domain-containing protein, whose translation MTTFAASTTAFDPSRAILRPEPPLPLFHIQQTMFLEPLVSQGEILPETSLQVITIDGQPYAFLTRELIMFDVAQFDHPKDPWIVTFCPICNAGACFSSRIGEELFHFALGGIYNAMAIIRDKETGSYWDHIHGRAMYGPSLGKQLPFMGVLRHLIARDALQEFPTIVIARAPLTDEHRATMAESEEFRTAAQPTWSPRLTNTLVHEDNRLPRYDMGLGVWLETPQRVARYYSILTINAADNAVIDTIEGRSLLVYFDLETGIPDAFFTEATSFKWIGEQLHLDNGVIVAEGRVRDKTGKGVRVERPLQLFQRWYGFAAMFPNCTIYSKNQ comes from the coding sequence ATGACCACCTTTGCCGCATCCACAACTGCCTTTGATCCATCCCGCGCCATCCTGCGTCCAGAACCTCCTTTGCCGTTGTTTCATATTCAGCAGACGATGTTCCTTGAACCACTGGTCTCACAGGGAGAAATCCTTCCCGAAACCTCCCTCCAAGTGATCACCATTGACGGTCAGCCCTATGCGTTCCTCACCCGTGAACTGATCATGTTCGATGTCGCCCAATTCGATCACCCCAAAGACCCTTGGATCGTCACCTTTTGCCCGATCTGCAATGCAGGTGCGTGTTTTTCCAGCCGAATTGGAGAGGAGCTATTTCACTTTGCCCTCGGCGGCATTTACAATGCGATGGCGATTATTCGAGATAAGGAAACGGGGTCGTATTGGGATCATATTCATGGGCGGGCGATGTACGGTCCCTCATTGGGAAAACAGCTTCCCTTCATGGGCGTGCTGCGCCACCTGATCGCCCGTGACGCGCTGCAAGAATTTCCCACCATTGTCATTGCTCGTGCGCCTCTCACCGACGAACACCGCGCAACAATGGCCGAATCGGAGGAATTTCGCACGGCGGCACAGCCCACGTGGTCACCACGCCTCACCAATACGCTTGTTCATGAGGACAACCGCCTCCCTCGTTATGATATGGGCTTGGGGGTGTGGCTGGAGACGCCGCAGCGGGTGGCGCGGTATTATTCGATTCTGACGATCAACGCCGCCGATAACGCCGTGATCGATACGATTGAGGGGCGCTCACTGCTTGTCTACTTTGATTTGGAAACAGGGATTCCCGACGCCTTTTTTACTGAAGCAACCTCGTTCAAGTGGATTGGGGAGCAGCTTCACTTAGACAATGGGGTAATCGTGGCAGAGGGGCGAGTCCGAGACAAGACAGGGAAGGGCGTTCGCGTGGAGCGCCCGCTGCAACTCTTTCAGCGCTGGTATGGCTTTGCCGCCATGTTCCCCAACTGCACCATTTACAGCAAAAACCAATGA